The following coding sequences lie in one Catharus ustulatus isolate bCatUst1 chromosome 5, bCatUst1.pri.v2, whole genome shotgun sequence genomic window:
- the MFSD10 gene encoding major facilitator superfamily domain-containing protein 10 isoform X2 — MALQERGTSSSSSNDKQEQNYNRVITIVFLALFIDLLGFALILPLFPSILDYYSQTEDGFYLSLQRGVDWFAVMAGIPPERKYNSVLFGGLIGSIFSLLQFFSSPLTGAVSDHWGRRPVILVTVMGLIASYSLWAASRTFGVFLLSRIIGGISKGNVSLSTAIIADLHSPKARSKGMAMIGVAFSLGFTLGPMMGAYLAMQTEKGEVFYLRSALSALVFSVADLIFIFLLLPETLPKEKRVPSVTSGFQSAVDLLSPLALFQFSAVTRGKESPSEQNLQNLKILGLAYFLYLFLFSGLEYTLSFLTHQRFHFSSMQQGKMFFFIGITMAVIQGGYARRIKPGNEIRAVKRAIMLLIPAFLLIGWAANVTMLSAGLLLYSFAAAIVIPCLSAVVSGYGTAGQKGRVMGILRSLGALARALGPILAAAVYWLAGAEICFTVCGALFLVPLALLRSIKQQTKEE, encoded by the exons ATGGCCCTGCAAGAGAGaggaaccagcagcagctccagcaatgACAAGCAGGAGCAGAACTATAATCGTGTTATTACAATTGTCTTCCTGGCACTCTTCATCGACTTGTTGGGATTTGCTCTCATCTTGCCACTCTTCCCTTCCATCCTTGATTATTACAGCCAGACTGAG GATGGATTCTATTTGTCATTGCAACGTGGGGTAGACTGGTTTGCAGTGATGGCTGGGATACCTCCAGAGCGGAAATACAACAGTGTCTTGTTTGGAG gtcTGATTGGCTCCATCTTTTCCCTCCTGCAGTTTTTCTCCTCGCCCCTCACAGGTGCTGTGTCAGACCACTGGGGCAGAAGGCCTGTCATCCTGGTGACAGTG ATGGGTTTGATAGCATCATACTCACTCTGGGCTGCCTCTCGGACTTTTGGcgtttttcttctctccaggaTCATAGGTGGAATAAGCAAAGGGAATGTCAGCCTCTCCACAGCTATAATTGCTGACTTGCACTCTCCAAAAGCACGCAGCAAGGGCATG GCCATGATTGGTGTTGCATTCTCCCTGGGCTTCACCCTGGGCCCCATGATGGGTGCTTACCTTGCCATGCAGACAGAGAAAGGAGAAGTCTTCTACCTTCGTTCAGCATTATCAGCACTTGTGTTTTCTGTGGctgatttaattttcatcttcctccttcttccagAGACACTTCCCAAGGAAAAACGG GTCCCTTCTGTGACATCTGGATTTCAGTCAGCAGTTGACTTGCTCAGTCCTTTggctttatttcagttttctgcagtCACCCGAGGAAAGGAATCCCCTTCAGAGCAGA atcTTCAGAATCTCAAAATTTTGGGCCTGGCCTACTTCTTGTACCTCTTCCTGTTTTCTGGCTTGGAGTACACACTGAGTTTTCTCACTCATCAGAGATTCCACTTTAGCAG CATGCAGCAGGGcaagatgtttttctttattgGAATAACAATGGCTGTGATCCAGGGAGGCTATGCTCGCCGAATCAAGCCAGGAAATGAAATCAGAGCTgtaaaaagg GCTATTATGCTGTTGATTCCAGCGTTCTTGTTAATTGGATGGGCTGCAAATGTGACCATGCTGAGTGCTGGACTGTTGCTGTACTCCTTCG ctgcagccatTGTGATCCCATGTTTGTCAGCAGTGGTGTCAGGCTATG GCACTGCCGGCCAGAAGGGACGAGTCATGGGCATCCTGAGGAGCCTGGGCGCCCTGGCCAGAGCCCTGGGACCCATCCTGGCAGCTGCGG TTTACTGGCTGGCTGGGGCAGAGATTTGCTTCACTGTCTGTGGAGCTTTGTTCCTTGTCCCCTTGGCTCTACTCAGGTCTATAAAACAGCAGACAAAGGAGGAGTAG
- the MFSD10 gene encoding major facilitator superfamily domain-containing protein 10 isoform X1, translating into MVWLLEMVLKQSAGTMALQERGTSSSSSNDKQEQNYNRVITIVFLALFIDLLGFALILPLFPSILDYYSQTEDGFYLSLQRGVDWFAVMAGIPPERKYNSVLFGGLIGSIFSLLQFFSSPLTGAVSDHWGRRPVILVTVMGLIASYSLWAASRTFGVFLLSRIIGGISKGNVSLSTAIIADLHSPKARSKGMAMIGVAFSLGFTLGPMMGAYLAMQTEKGEVFYLRSALSALVFSVADLIFIFLLLPETLPKEKRVPSVTSGFQSAVDLLSPLALFQFSAVTRGKESPSEQNLQNLKILGLAYFLYLFLFSGLEYTLSFLTHQRFHFSSMQQGKMFFFIGITMAVIQGGYARRIKPGNEIRAVKRAIMLLIPAFLLIGWAANVTMLSAGLLLYSFAAAIVIPCLSAVVSGYGTAGQKGRVMGILRSLGALARALGPILAAAVYWLAGAEICFTVCGALFLVPLALLRSIKQQTKEE; encoded by the exons ATGGTATGGCTCTTGGAGATGGTCCTG aagcaGAGCGCTGGGACCATGGCCCTGCAAGAGAGaggaaccagcagcagctccagcaatgACAAGCAGGAGCAGAACTATAATCGTGTTATTACAATTGTCTTCCTGGCACTCTTCATCGACTTGTTGGGATTTGCTCTCATCTTGCCACTCTTCCCTTCCATCCTTGATTATTACAGCCAGACTGAG GATGGATTCTATTTGTCATTGCAACGTGGGGTAGACTGGTTTGCAGTGATGGCTGGGATACCTCCAGAGCGGAAATACAACAGTGTCTTGTTTGGAG gtcTGATTGGCTCCATCTTTTCCCTCCTGCAGTTTTTCTCCTCGCCCCTCACAGGTGCTGTGTCAGACCACTGGGGCAGAAGGCCTGTCATCCTGGTGACAGTG ATGGGTTTGATAGCATCATACTCACTCTGGGCTGCCTCTCGGACTTTTGGcgtttttcttctctccaggaTCATAGGTGGAATAAGCAAAGGGAATGTCAGCCTCTCCACAGCTATAATTGCTGACTTGCACTCTCCAAAAGCACGCAGCAAGGGCATG GCCATGATTGGTGTTGCATTCTCCCTGGGCTTCACCCTGGGCCCCATGATGGGTGCTTACCTTGCCATGCAGACAGAGAAAGGAGAAGTCTTCTACCTTCGTTCAGCATTATCAGCACTTGTGTTTTCTGTGGctgatttaattttcatcttcctccttcttccagAGACACTTCCCAAGGAAAAACGG GTCCCTTCTGTGACATCTGGATTTCAGTCAGCAGTTGACTTGCTCAGTCCTTTggctttatttcagttttctgcagtCACCCGAGGAAAGGAATCCCCTTCAGAGCAGA atcTTCAGAATCTCAAAATTTTGGGCCTGGCCTACTTCTTGTACCTCTTCCTGTTTTCTGGCTTGGAGTACACACTGAGTTTTCTCACTCATCAGAGATTCCACTTTAGCAG CATGCAGCAGGGcaagatgtttttctttattgGAATAACAATGGCTGTGATCCAGGGAGGCTATGCTCGCCGAATCAAGCCAGGAAATGAAATCAGAGCTgtaaaaagg GCTATTATGCTGTTGATTCCAGCGTTCTTGTTAATTGGATGGGCTGCAAATGTGACCATGCTGAGTGCTGGACTGTTGCTGTACTCCTTCG ctgcagccatTGTGATCCCATGTTTGTCAGCAGTGGTGTCAGGCTATG GCACTGCCGGCCAGAAGGGACGAGTCATGGGCATCCTGAGGAGCCTGGGCGCCCTGGCCAGAGCCCTGGGACCCATCCTGGCAGCTGCGG TTTACTGGCTGGCTGGGGCAGAGATTTGCTTCACTGTCTGTGGAGCTTTGTTCCTTGTCCCCTTGGCTCTACTCAGGTCTATAAAACAGCAGACAAAGGAGGAGTAG